Proteins found in one Terriglobales bacterium genomic segment:
- a CDS encoding NUDIX hydrolase gives MTDKMKREYPDRPLIGVGAIIIDRGRALVVRRATEPLKGEWSIPGGVLELGETLRAGVVREAREETGLDVLPIDVLEVYDRIVADEAGKTRYHYVLIDYLCQVTGGKLRAASDVSEVRWLTEQELDSFPIADAAEEVIRKGFAKAK, from the coding sequence ATGACAGACAAGATGAAGCGCGAATATCCCGACCGTCCCCTGATCGGCGTGGGCGCGATCATCATCGACCGCGGCCGGGCGCTGGTGGTGCGCCGCGCCACCGAGCCGCTCAAGGGCGAGTGGTCGATCCCCGGCGGCGTGCTGGAGCTGGGCGAGACGCTGCGCGCCGGCGTGGTCCGCGAAGCCAGGGAAGAGACCGGCCTCGACGTCCTCCCCATCGACGTGCTCGAGGTCTACGACCGCATCGTCGCCGACGAGGCCGGCAAGACCCGCTACCACTACGTCCTGATCGACTACCTCTGCCAAGTCACCGGCGGCAAGCTGCGGGCGGCGAGCGACGTGAGCGAGGTTCGCTGGCTGACCGAGCAGGAGCTCGACAGCTTTCCCATCGCGGACGCGGCGGAAGAAGTCATCCGCAAGGGCTTCGCGAAAGCCAAATGA
- the larB gene encoding nickel pincer cofactor biosynthesis protein LarB yields MNAEGIKKLFDQVRARKLSPDEAVARLRHLPFEDLDFAKVDHHRALRAGMPEVILGKGKSPAQVAGIFARLARPGTNVLATRATRQQFDAVRKKVRKAEYRELASAIVLEQDTRKHGKGKIAVVSAGTSDIPVAEEAVVTAEVMGNDVQHLYDVGVAGIHRLLANRKALTDARVVIVCAGMEGALPSVVGGLVGVPVIAVPTSVGYGASFEGLAALLGMLNSCASNVSVVNIDNGFGAGYVASIINRL; encoded by the coding sequence GTGAATGCTGAAGGAATAAAGAAGCTCTTCGACCAGGTGCGCGCGCGCAAGCTCTCGCCCGACGAGGCGGTTGCGCGCCTGCGCCACCTGCCCTTCGAAGACCTCGATTTCGCCAAGGTGGACCACCACCGCGCGCTGCGCGCCGGCATGCCTGAGGTCATCCTGGGAAAAGGGAAGTCGCCGGCGCAGGTCGCCGGCATCTTCGCCAGGCTCGCCCGGCCCGGCACGAACGTCCTCGCCACGCGCGCGACCCGGCAACAGTTCGACGCCGTCCGCAAGAAGGTGAGGAAGGCGGAGTACCGCGAGCTCGCGAGCGCCATCGTGCTCGAGCAGGACACGCGCAAGCACGGCAAGGGGAAGATCGCCGTGGTCTCGGCCGGGACCTCCGACATTCCCGTCGCGGAAGAAGCGGTCGTCACCGCCGAGGTCATGGGCAACGACGTCCAGCATCTCTACGACGTGGGCGTCGCCGGCATCCATCGCCTGCTGGCGAACCGCAAGGCGCTCACCGACGCGCGCGTGGTCATCGTGTGCGCCGGGATGGAGGGCGCGCTGCCGAGCGTGGTCGGCGGCCTGGTCGGCGTGCCGGTCATCGCGGTGCCGACCTCGGTCGGCTACGGCGCGAGCTTCGAGGGCCTGGCGGCCCTGCTGGGGATGCTGAACTCCTGCGCCTCAAACGTCAGCGTGGTGAACATCGACAACGGCTTCGGCGCGGGCTACGTGGCGAGCATCATCAATCGGCTCTAA
- a CDS encoding ChaN family lipoprotein gives MATTLPRPSPAQPAAVAALRRRLAAADSCARHPYLRDFYQAYRSYQSVLKEAELGAELCAADVLLVGDYHTLPSSQLYVAELVERLARESGRPVVLGLEMFYARDQRALDAWLRRELDDRELRMRVRYESSWGYAWTPFAAMLHAGRAHCAAVYGVDCVPRGDMRRIAERDRHAAVKLAEIRKRHPGAILVVAFGEAHLAPNHLPIEAAARLDRERVVTVLQNIDALYWKVGGERRGRAALRVRQDVFCVFNATPLEKYESYRDYIEGWQAGRPHPATSRRSRRPRRRSAA, from the coding sequence ATGGCTACCACGCTGCCCAGACCGTCGCCCGCGCAGCCCGCCGCCGTTGCGGCGCTGCGCCGCCGGCTCGCGGCCGCCGACTCCTGCGCGCGCCACCCCTACCTGCGCGATTTCTACCAGGCCTATCGCAGCTACCAGTCGGTTCTGAAGGAAGCCGAACTTGGCGCCGAGCTGTGCGCCGCCGACGTCCTGCTGGTCGGGGACTACCACACGCTGCCATCTTCGCAGCTCTACGTCGCGGAGCTGGTGGAGCGGCTCGCGCGCGAGAGCGGGCGGCCGGTGGTGCTGGGCCTGGAGATGTTCTACGCGCGCGACCAGCGCGCGCTCGACGCCTGGCTGCGCCGTGAGCTCGACGACCGCGAGCTGCGCATGCGGGTGCGGTACGAATCGAGCTGGGGCTACGCCTGGACGCCGTTCGCCGCCATGCTGCACGCCGGCCGCGCGCACTGCGCCGCGGTCTACGGCGTGGACTGCGTGCCGCGCGGCGACATGCGCCGCATCGCCGAGCGCGACCGCCACGCCGCCGTGAAGCTCGCCGAGATCCGCAAGCGGCATCCTGGCGCCATCCTGGTGGTCGCCTTCGGCGAGGCGCACCTCGCGCCCAATCACCTGCCGATCGAGGCGGCCGCGCGCCTGGACCGCGAGCGCGTCGTCACCGTGCTGCAGAACATCGACGCGCTCTACTGGAAGGTGGGCGGCGAGCGTCGCGGCCGCGCCGCGCTGCGCGTGCGGCAGGACGTGTTCTGCGTCTTCAACGCCACCCCGCTCGAGAAGTACGAGAGCTACCGCGACTACATCGAAGGCTGGCAGGCCGGCCGCCCGCATCCGGCGACCTCGCGGCGCTCGCGGCGTCCGCGCCGGCGCTCGGCCGCGTAA
- a CDS encoding UbiX family flavin prenyltransferase — MAAVLANITVAMTGASGSVFTRELLRALERESRVATVNFIASDSALRVMAEELGATGRANVVQRLLGKSAPKRLKTRLQNNSDIGANVASGSYPSDAMVVIPCSVGTLARIACGLADRLIERAADVCLKEQRPLILCVRETPLNKIHIENMRRAADAGATIFPLIPTFYNKPRSSDEMAREFANRVLQHLGLRQAGAYRWKG, encoded by the coding sequence ATGGCTGCCGTGCTTGCCAACATCACCGTCGCCATGACCGGAGCCTCCGGCTCGGTGTTCACGCGCGAGCTGCTGCGGGCGCTGGAGCGCGAGAGCCGCGTGGCAACGGTGAACTTCATCGCGTCGGACAGCGCGCTGCGCGTGATGGCGGAAGAGCTGGGCGCGACCGGCCGCGCGAACGTCGTGCAGCGCCTGCTGGGAAAGTCCGCGCCCAAGCGCCTCAAGACCAGGCTGCAGAACAACAGCGACATCGGGGCGAACGTGGCCTCGGGCAGCTACCCGTCGGACGCCATGGTCGTGATCCCCTGCTCGGTCGGGACGCTGGCGCGCATCGCCTGCGGGCTCGCCGACCGCCTGATCGAGCGCGCCGCCGACGTCTGCCTGAAGGAGCAGCGCCCGCTCATCCTGTGCGTGCGCGAGACCCCGCTCAACAAGATCCACATCGAGAACATGCGGCGCGCGGCCGACGCCGGCGCCACCATCTTCCCGCTCATCCCGACCTTCTATAACAAGCCGCGTTCGTCGGACGAGATGGCGCGCGAGTTCGCCAACCGCGTCCTCCAGCACCTCGGCCTGCGCCAGGCGGGCGCCTACCGCTGGAAAGGCTAG